A portion of the Paenibacillus marchantiae genome contains these proteins:
- the ilvD gene encoding dihydroxy-acid dehydratase — translation MSAKKMRSDMIKKGFDRAPHRSLLRAAGVKEEDFGKPFIAVCNSYIDIVPGHVHLQEFGKIVKEAIREAGGVPFEFNTIGVDDGIAMGHIGMRYSLPSRDIIADSVETVVSAHWFDGMVCIPNCDKITPGMMMGALRCNIPTVFVSGGPMKAGRDSNGKALSLTSVFEGVGAYQAGKIDDKSLLELEQFGCPTCGSCSGMFTANSMNCLAEAMGLAMPGNGTILAVAPERREFVKQSAKQLMELIKLDLKPRDIVTVEAIDNAFALDMAMGGSTNTVLHTLALAHEAGIEYPIERINEVANRVPHLAKLAPASDLHIEDVHNAGGVSAVLNELLKKPGAIHGDCITVTGKTIRENVEGQEIQDTNVIHHLDNPHSEKGGLAVLFGNLAPQGAIIKVGAVDASVGGYHKGPAICFDSQEQALEGIANGKVKEGHVVVIRYEGPKGGPGMPEMLAPTSQIVGMGLGAKVGLITDGRFSGASRGISIGHISPEAAEGGPIAFVEEGDIIELDLNNRIIELHISDEEFERRRAGWKGFEPKVKTGYLARYSKLVTNASNGGVLSI, via the coding sequence ATGTCAGCCAAGAAGATGCGTTCCGATATGATCAAAAAAGGTTTTGACCGTGCACCGCACCGCAGTTTGCTCCGCGCAGCGGGCGTTAAAGAAGAGGACTTTGGCAAACCATTTATTGCCGTATGTAACTCTTACATCGATATCGTGCCCGGCCATGTCCACCTGCAGGAATTCGGTAAAATTGTAAAGGAAGCTATTCGTGAAGCCGGTGGCGTTCCATTCGAATTCAACACCATCGGAGTTGACGACGGAATCGCCATGGGACACATTGGTATGCGTTACTCGCTGCCAAGCCGTGACATTATTGCGGATTCCGTGGAAACCGTTGTATCTGCACACTGGTTCGACGGCATGGTATGTATCCCGAACTGTGACAAAATCACACCAGGTATGATGATGGGCGCACTCCGCTGTAATATCCCTACCGTGTTTGTCAGCGGCGGTCCAATGAAGGCAGGTCGTGACAGCAATGGTAAAGCTCTGTCCTTGACCTCCGTTTTTGAAGGCGTAGGTGCTTATCAAGCTGGTAAAATCGATGATAAGAGCTTGCTTGAACTTGAACAGTTCGGCTGTCCAACATGTGGATCATGCTCCGGTATGTTCACTGCGAACTCCATGAACTGTCTGGCTGAAGCGATGGGACTGGCTATGCCAGGTAACGGAACCATCCTGGCTGTTGCTCCTGAGCGTCGTGAGTTTGTTAAACAATCCGCTAAACAACTGATGGAACTCATCAAATTGGATCTGAAACCACGCGATATCGTTACTGTAGAAGCCATCGACAATGCTTTTGCACTGGATATGGCTATGGGTGGTTCCACGAATACGGTACTTCATACATTGGCACTGGCTCATGAAGCAGGCATCGAGTATCCAATCGAGCGAATCAATGAAGTTGCTAACCGCGTTCCTCACTTGGCAAAATTGGCACCTGCTTCCGATCTTCACATCGAAGACGTTCACAATGCGGGTGGCGTAAGTGCAGTTCTGAACGAATTGCTCAAGAAACCAGGTGCAATTCATGGCGACTGTATCACGGTAACAGGTAAAACGATCCGTGAGAACGTTGAAGGTCAGGAAATCCAAGATACCAATGTCATCCACCACCTGGATAACCCGCATTCCGAAAAAGGCGGCTTGGCTGTATTGTTTGGTAACCTTGCACCACAAGGCGCCATCATCAAGGTTGGTGCTGTTGACGCTTCGGTTGGTGGATATCACAAAGGTCCTGCTATTTGCTTCGACTCCCAGGAACAAGCGCTCGAAGGCATTGCAAACGGCAAGGTAAAAGAAGGACATGTTGTCGTTATCCGTTATGAAGGACCAAAAGGCGGACCAGGTATGCCTGAGATGCTCGCTCCTACTTCCCAAATCGTAGGTATGGGCCTTGGTGCCAAAGTAGGTCTGATCACCGACGGACGCTTCTCTGGCGCATCCCGCGGAATCAGTATCGGACATATCTCTCCAGAAGCTGCTGAAGGCGGTCCAATCGCTTTTGTTGAAGAAGGAGACATCATTGAACTTGATCTGAACAACCGCATCATCGAATTGCATATCAGTGACGAAGAATTCGAACGTCGTCGCGCAGGTTGGAAAGGCTTTGAACCGAAAGTAAAAACCGGTTACCTCGCTCGTTATTCCAAACTGGTAACGAATGCAAGCAACGGCGGCGTACTGAGTATCTAA
- a CDS encoding sugar kinase — MSTNTRPSPEIVTFGESMGLLTAKDTRGLEYAATLDKSFGGAESNLAIGVSRLGHTSGWFGRLGNDPIGNMILKAIRGEGVDVSRARMSDKEPTGLMIRENASGKASVHYYRKLSAASAITPEDLDTDYIAGAQILHVTGITAAISASGLATVEAAIHIAKQAGVKVSFDPNLRLKLWSAEEARPVLLRLAEQADYFLPGLDEMKLLYNEEDDQKVLERLSAMNAVCIVKGGPDLTYVLVNGTLTEVPYFKADHVLDTVGAGDGFCAGFLSGLIKGYSPQEATRLGNLTGSMVIQAVGDWEALPTWEQVEAKLNNVAHVER; from the coding sequence ATGTCGACGAATACCCGCCCTAGCCCTGAAATTGTTACGTTTGGCGAAAGCATGGGTTTGCTGACAGCAAAGGATACAAGAGGTCTCGAATATGCAGCGACATTAGACAAATCATTTGGCGGCGCAGAGAGTAATCTGGCTATTGGTGTATCACGGCTTGGGCATACCAGCGGCTGGTTTGGCCGCCTGGGTAATGATCCGATCGGTAACATGATCTTGAAGGCAATTCGTGGTGAAGGTGTAGATGTATCCAGAGCAAGGATGAGCGACAAAGAGCCCACTGGTTTGATGATTCGTGAGAACGCTTCCGGGAAAGCCTCGGTGCACTATTATAGGAAGCTATCCGCTGCAAGTGCGATTACTCCTGAAGACCTGGACACGGATTATATTGCGGGTGCGCAAATCCTTCACGTTACAGGCATCACCGCAGCAATAAGCGCGTCGGGACTTGCTACTGTTGAAGCTGCTATACATATAGCTAAGCAGGCTGGTGTGAAAGTGAGTTTTGATCCGAATCTGCGTCTTAAACTGTGGTCAGCTGAAGAAGCGCGTCCTGTTCTGCTTCGTCTGGCTGAGCAAGCGGATTATTTCTTGCCGGGTCTGGACGAGATGAAACTTCTGTATAACGAAGAAGATGATCAAAAAGTCCTTGAGCGTTTGTCCGCTATGAATGCAGTCTGTATCGTGAAGGGCGGCCCTGATTTGACCTACGTATTGGTGAATGGTACCCTAACGGAAGTTCCGTACTTCAAGGCAGATCATGTCCTGGATACGGTTGGGGCAGGAGATGGATTCTGTGCGGGCTTTTTGTCCGGCCTTATTAAAGGATATTCTCCGCAGGAGGCGACCCGTCTCGGGAATTTGACCGGTTCCATGGTAATACAGGCTGTTGGCGATTGGGAGGCGCTCCCGACGTGGGAGCAGGTCGAGGCCAAGCTGAACAATGTAGCTCATGTTGAGCGCTAG
- a CDS encoding polysaccharide deacetylase family protein, translating into MTNLLQSILLWLLYISSFYAFIPSLVSRFFGFRVFRRGRSETEFSLTFDDGPDPEYTPRLLDLLHQYGAKATFFVVGEHAARHPELIQRIHEEGHLLGIHNYIHKTNWLMRPRTVRDQIQRTGQIIQEVTGVRTCYYRPPWGIMNLFDFFSKKDRRIILWSSMFEDWRSSVGVEKLTERMLKELRGGEVMLLHDRGTTLGADAHAPEQMLQALEVVLQEANRQQLHSVRIDTLMGGVTVSESKSTNQPQTHLSPWKRMVVALWLGWEKLFHWVYHLHTASPEDPLLHYRSRVYHGALVEMNDGHVIRNGDPVIELHFDNKKLFDLGMTSRSSMHLAIRMIRAMEQQLPDLARQVALEPELRSAKALYGVSMINRGPEKFGFTVRELAPGPFSSASKVYLKLLLSVIHPAGTKRLKQRSEQLVPKMIAMPLDVLLDRYGQHALVAATAEQSSEELLVPEQDLVPERN; encoded by the coding sequence ATGACAAATTTACTTCAGAGCATATTACTGTGGTTATTGTACATTTCATCGTTTTACGCCTTTATTCCGAGTTTAGTTAGCAGATTTTTCGGTTTTCGTGTGTTCAGGCGCGGGAGAAGTGAGACGGAGTTTTCCTTAACCTTTGATGATGGGCCGGACCCGGAATACACACCCAGATTGCTTGATTTACTACACCAGTATGGGGCAAAGGCAACGTTTTTTGTAGTCGGGGAGCATGCAGCCCGTCATCCCGAACTCATTCAGCGTATACATGAGGAAGGTCATCTTCTCGGAATTCATAATTATATTCACAAAACGAATTGGTTGATGCGGCCGCGTACGGTTCGAGATCAGATTCAACGAACAGGTCAGATTATTCAGGAGGTTACGGGGGTAAGAACTTGTTATTATCGTCCACCGTGGGGGATTATGAATCTGTTTGATTTTTTCAGTAAAAAAGATCGTCGGATTATTCTGTGGTCGTCCATGTTTGAGGACTGGAGAAGTAGTGTAGGCGTTGAGAAATTGACAGAACGAATGTTGAAGGAGCTAAGGGGCGGAGAGGTCATGTTGCTGCATGATCGAGGGACTACCCTCGGCGCTGATGCACACGCGCCGGAGCAGATGCTCCAGGCGCTCGAAGTCGTATTGCAGGAGGCAAACAGGCAGCAGTTGCACAGTGTACGCATCGATACGTTGATGGGAGGCGTTACGGTGAGCGAATCTAAAAGTACAAATCAACCACAAACACATTTATCACCTTGGAAACGGATGGTTGTTGCTTTGTGGCTAGGATGGGAGAAGTTGTTTCATTGGGTATACCATCTGCATACAGCGTCACCGGAGGACCCATTGCTGCATTACCGCTCCCGCGTATATCATGGAGCATTGGTTGAAATGAATGACGGTCATGTGATTCGTAACGGAGATCCGGTTATTGAACTTCATTTTGATAATAAAAAGCTTTTCGATCTAGGTATGACTTCACGCTCAAGTATGCATCTGGCCATTCGCATGATTCGGGCCATGGAACAGCAACTTCCTGATTTGGCCCGGCAGGTCGCTCTTGAACCTGAACTTCGTTCAGCCAAGGCTCTATACGGTGTGAGCATGATTAACCGGGGACCGGAGAAATTCGGGTTTACGGTTCGGGAGTTGGCTCCTGGGCCGTTCAGTTCTGCATCCAAAGTGTATCTGAAACTTCTGCTAAGCGTCATTCATCCGGCAGGAACGAAACGTCTGAAGCAGCGATCCGAACAATTGGTTCCAAAAATGATTGCCATGCCGCTTGACGTGTTGCTGGATCGATATGGTCAGCACGCATTGGTAGCTGCAACGGCGGAACAGTCCTCTGAGGAATTGTTGGTTCCTGAACAGGATCTTGTACCTGAACGAAACTGA
- a CDS encoding bifunctional 2-keto-4-hydroxyglutarate aldolase/2-keto-3-deoxy-6-phosphogluconate aldolase has protein sequence MKKLQLLQKITDSGVVAVLRADSADQVIAMAEQAIAGGIKIIEITMTVPSALKAIEKLSRVYHWNTQDPEKFAIIGAGTVLEPQTARAAIMSGAEFVVGPSLNPDTVKICNLYRIPILPGVMTIADVQRALELGVDIVKLFPGNLYDPSIIKTMKGPMPQANFMPTGGVSLSNLGDWIKGGAVAVGIGSDLTAEAVKTGDLSHVRRKAEQYMDAYRKAKAE, from the coding sequence ATGAAGAAGCTTCAGCTGCTACAAAAAATAACGGATAGTGGGGTTGTTGCGGTTCTGCGTGCAGATTCTGCTGATCAGGTTATCGCCATGGCCGAACAAGCCATCGCGGGTGGCATCAAGATTATCGAGATTACGATGACGGTACCTAGTGCCCTCAAGGCCATCGAGAAATTAAGCCGTGTATACCATTGGAACACGCAAGATCCAGAGAAATTTGCCATTATTGGAGCTGGAACAGTGCTTGAACCCCAGACAGCGCGTGCCGCGATTATGTCAGGTGCCGAGTTTGTTGTGGGTCCTTCCCTGAACCCGGACACTGTGAAAATCTGCAACCTGTACCGGATTCCGATTCTTCCAGGGGTAATGACCATTGCGGATGTTCAACGTGCATTGGAACTTGGCGTGGATATTGTGAAGTTGTTCCCCGGTAATCTCTACGATCCGTCCATTATCAAAACGATGAAGGGACCTATGCCACAAGCAAATTTTATGCCGACTGGTGGGGTGTCCTTGTCCAATCTAGGTGACTGGATCAAGGGAGGCGCTGTTGCTGTAGGTATTGGCTCGGACCTTACAGCGGAAGCAGTGAAGACGGGGGACTTGAGTCATGTTCGCCGCAAAGCGGAACAATATATGGATGCTTACCGCAAGGCCAAGGCTGAATAG
- a CDS encoding acyltransferase family protein, whose amino-acid sequence MNKPTIIHKDQDSFFYNLRFMLIVCVLAGNALEPIITRFAGAEALFLWIYTFHMPLFVWVTGYFARHSLKGTSGRNVLKQIALQYLLFQSLYAVMDFTVFHTPHMRLSFFAPYLLLWFLASHFCWRLLLRLTLSWKPIYRLLGAVMLGVCAGYLPFDGFWLSFSRTFVFLPFFVIGYDYGASIRSHLRSCWGRRIAATLSAALLGWIGLGGFNISPGWLLGSMTYAELGHHEWFAGIYRLGIYALEIGSGALFLAWVPSLTSRLTELGRRTLYVFLLHGFLVRLAVWSGVYNYLETSLYIPVIVSIALLFAITLAHPAVRHAFRPLIEPDISRFHFNHQGVLKRSASWFR is encoded by the coding sequence ATGAACAAACCGACCATCATTCACAAAGATCAGGATTCCTTTTTTTACAACTTGCGCTTCATGCTCATTGTCTGTGTACTAGCAGGCAATGCTCTCGAACCAATCATTACGCGTTTTGCAGGAGCAGAGGCTCTGTTTCTGTGGATATATACGTTTCACATGCCGCTGTTTGTATGGGTAACCGGCTACTTCGCCAGACATTCACTCAAAGGTACATCTGGCCGTAACGTGCTTAAGCAGATTGCATTACAATACCTTCTGTTTCAGTCTCTGTATGCAGTAATGGATTTCACCGTATTCCACACACCGCATATGCGTTTGTCTTTCTTTGCACCTTATCTATTGCTCTGGTTTCTGGCAAGTCATTTCTGCTGGCGGCTGTTGCTTCGTCTTACACTCTCCTGGAAGCCGATCTATAGATTACTGGGTGCCGTGATGCTGGGAGTATGTGCCGGATATTTACCCTTTGATGGTTTCTGGTTGAGCTTCAGCCGAACGTTTGTGTTCCTTCCTTTCTTTGTTATCGGGTATGACTACGGAGCGTCCATCCGCTCCCATTTGCGATCCTGCTGGGGCCGAAGAATTGCAGCTACGTTATCTGCTGCTCTTCTTGGTTGGATTGGACTCGGAGGGTTCAACATTTCACCAGGCTGGTTACTGGGAAGCATGACTTATGCAGAGCTTGGACATCATGAGTGGTTTGCAGGAATTTACCGCCTCGGAATCTATGCACTTGAAATTGGATCAGGAGCATTATTTCTCGCCTGGGTCCCTTCATTAACATCCAGATTGACTGAATTGGGACGACGCACTCTGTATGTGTTCCTTTTACATGGATTTCTCGTTCGCTTGGCGGTCTGGTCCGGGGTTTACAACTATCTGGAGACCAGCTTGTATATTCCGGTGATTGTCTCCATTGCGTTACTGTTCGCTATAACGCTGGCCCACCCAGCCGTCCGTCATGCCTTTCGCCCTCTCATTGAGCCCGATATTTCCCGCTTTCACTTCAACCATCAGGGGGTATTAAAACGTTCAGCATCCTGGTTTAGATAA
- a CDS encoding peptidoglycan D,D-transpeptidase FtsI family protein, translating to MHVQLKRRIYIACILLTGLFALLMIRLVWIQGIQINRTMPGFQRTVREMSVLQRERGVVLDTGRGHFTDYKGQPLTGKLEWGLVLFPHPDQTSHSYPSTMANSEVKELAALLHTDTKSLQKEWNQGNAPHFWTAGANQPITLTESQVARLRILKADGASVYPLMTRYGQATTGMQWLGYLAEQPGFPNAQSRHKNEVKQPFAMKSGAAGLERTMEPLLMGIGPTLLTRMVTGSGEVIPELQPRVIAPSNTHYPLRAETTINIDVQQGIEQIVKKSGMKEGAIVVLDAANADVRAMVSAPFYNPQHVDPKQTAWSNRAVQGAVPGSIFKIVTAAAALEYHAVSKGETFHCGGEWGKYGLSCWKEHGHGTLNLEQGFAESCNIVFAETARRLSMEQLERTADALGLARPVGWEGKQIAGMTVLHHFDHEDAGRVRLPSVSPQDEGVKVQTAIGQRDVLVTPLQAANLIVTLLHDGKVSAPRLVQRIRYADGDTMLDMPMHDSPSSAGRISPATAHQLLSWMKKVVSDGTGKSLQHARWQVAGKSGTAQVQQHGEKRNHQWFIGYGPTEQPKYAVAVLVQNVAPSSRHQATAMFRKVMDYLAESS from the coding sequence ATGCATGTACAACTGAAACGGCGCATTTATATTGCATGTATTCTTCTTACGGGTTTATTCGCTTTGCTTATGATTCGTTTGGTTTGGATTCAGGGCATTCAAATCAACCGCACGATGCCTGGATTTCAACGTACTGTTCGTGAGATGTCCGTATTGCAGCGAGAACGAGGGGTTGTACTGGATACGGGACGAGGACATTTTACTGATTATAAGGGGCAACCCCTAACAGGCAAGCTGGAATGGGGATTGGTCCTTTTTCCGCATCCAGATCAAACAAGTCATTCATATCCATCTACAATGGCAAATTCGGAAGTTAAGGAATTGGCAGCTCTATTACATACCGATACGAAGTCGTTACAAAAGGAATGGAATCAAGGGAACGCACCCCATTTCTGGACAGCAGGTGCCAACCAGCCGATTACGTTGACCGAATCCCAGGTTGCCCGACTACGTATATTGAAGGCAGACGGCGCAAGTGTATATCCTCTCATGACACGTTATGGACAAGCCACTACGGGTATGCAATGGTTGGGTTATCTTGCTGAACAGCCTGGATTTCCGAACGCACAGTCGCGTCATAAGAATGAGGTGAAGCAGCCTTTTGCCATGAAATCTGGAGCAGCTGGGTTGGAAAGAACAATGGAACCTTTATTGATGGGCATTGGGCCGACCCTGTTAACACGTATGGTTACAGGTTCAGGAGAGGTTATTCCAGAATTACAGCCGCGTGTGATTGCACCATCAAATACACACTACCCATTGCGTGCGGAGACGACGATCAATATCGATGTGCAGCAAGGGATAGAGCAGATTGTGAAGAAGTCCGGAATGAAGGAAGGGGCTATCGTTGTGCTGGATGCAGCCAATGCAGACGTGCGTGCAATGGTTTCGGCACCGTTCTATAATCCGCAGCATGTAGACCCTAAACAAACGGCTTGGTCGAATCGTGCCGTGCAGGGGGCTGTACCGGGTTCCATATTCAAAATCGTTACAGCAGCGGCCGCGCTGGAATATCACGCAGTATCCAAAGGGGAGACTTTTCATTGTGGTGGCGAGTGGGGGAAATATGGTCTGTCCTGCTGGAAGGAGCATGGGCATGGGACATTGAATCTGGAGCAAGGGTTTGCCGAGTCCTGCAATATTGTATTTGCTGAAACTGCTCGTCGGCTCAGTATGGAGCAGTTGGAACGTACGGCAGATGCTTTGGGATTGGCACGTCCAGTTGGCTGGGAGGGAAAGCAAATCGCAGGAATGACGGTACTGCATCATTTTGATCATGAGGACGCAGGAAGAGTGAGACTGCCATCCGTCTCTCCTCAGGATGAAGGAGTCAAGGTACAGACGGCTATCGGTCAGCGGGACGTTCTGGTGACTCCATTACAAGCGGCTAATCTGATCGTTACGCTCTTGCATGATGGCAAGGTGAGTGCTCCACGCCTTGTTCAGCGTATCCGATATGCCGATGGCGATACGATGCTGGATATGCCGATGCATGATTCACCATCTTCGGCAGGACGGATCTCTCCAGCTACGGCGCATCAGCTGTTATCTTGGATGAAGAAGGTTGTCAGTGACGGAACGGGAAAATCCCTGCAACATGCACGGTGGCAGGTGGCAGGGAAGTCAGGCACAGCACAGGTACAGCAGCATGGAGAGAAACGTAACCATCAATGGTTTATCGGGTATGGACCTACGGAACAACCCAAATATGCTGTAGCTGTCCTTGTCCAAAACGTTGCTCCAAGCAGCCGTCATCAAGCAACGGCGATGTTCAGAAAAGTGATGGACTATTTGGCTGAATCCTCATGA
- a CDS encoding AI-2E family transporter, with translation MLPLYKKYGRTVFDIALLVLTVYFIMYGFSRLYQLAAPVFLSFIVYWMIEPLARFLHRKGLPKTLGAAISVLLFLAVIVAAFFGLGLIIVSQISNLQDNFPYYIEMVQREFTNLVYFIQDKSDALPDGITEKVSDYFATLTGFLSKWVTSGAQIVIGFLSSFSSFITNFGIAIILAFFLSIEIESWRKFARAKTPKTLKLALEFMRNHVFKTIRSYLKAQMIMMLITFVLIYAGLLILGTANAFTIAAICAVFDLVPLLGVPVIFIPWIVYLFIVGNSSLAIGLIVVLAVTMLTRQLLEPKISGNSIGVSSAYLMLSFMLISLSVFGLAGVVLSPVLLILLKELLQQGYLQQWIHLPKDEFESSPLVMDTPGSTTSGMNTEPSVQEPAPPGNHEDSAK, from the coding sequence ATGCTGCCGCTTTACAAAAAATATGGGCGCACCGTCTTTGACATTGCGCTGCTCGTATTAACCGTGTACTTTATCATGTACGGATTCAGTCGATTATATCAATTGGCTGCGCCAGTTTTTCTTTCATTTATAGTGTATTGGATGATCGAACCCCTGGCAAGATTTCTGCACCGCAAAGGATTGCCCAAAACCTTGGGCGCCGCTATTTCGGTTTTGTTGTTTCTTGCTGTTATTGTTGCTGCCTTTTTTGGATTGGGATTAATTATCGTATCCCAAATTTCTAATTTGCAGGATAATTTTCCTTATTATATCGAGATGGTCCAGCGTGAATTCACCAATCTGGTTTATTTTATTCAGGACAAGTCCGATGCTTTACCTGACGGAATAACCGAGAAGGTTAGTGACTATTTTGCTACACTGACCGGATTCCTGTCCAAATGGGTGACCAGCGGTGCACAAATCGTCATCGGTTTTCTCAGTTCATTTTCTTCCTTTATTACTAATTTCGGGATTGCCATTATTCTCGCGTTCTTTCTCAGTATCGAGATTGAATCCTGGCGGAAATTTGCCCGGGCCAAAACACCAAAAACGTTGAAGCTGGCTCTTGAATTTATGCGTAATCATGTGTTCAAGACGATCCGTTCGTATTTGAAGGCCCAAATGATTATGATGCTGATTACTTTTGTATTGATTTATGCAGGCTTGTTGATTCTTGGAACTGCCAATGCCTTCACCATCGCAGCCATCTGCGCCGTTTTTGACCTTGTACCTTTGCTGGGTGTTCCAGTTATATTCATTCCGTGGATTGTGTATCTGTTCATTGTGGGGAATAGTAGCCTTGCGATTGGCTTAATTGTAGTCCTTGCTGTAACCATGCTGACACGCCAACTGCTGGAGCCCAAAATATCGGGTAATTCAATCGGAGTCTCTTCCGCATACTTGATGCTTTCTTTTATGCTGATCTCGCTCTCCGTCTTTGGTCTGGCCGGTGTGGTATTGTCTCCGGTGCTGCTGATTCTGCTCAAAGAACTACTGCAACAAGGATATCTCCAGCAATGGATTCACTTGCCGAAGGATGAATTCGAATCCTCCCCATTAGTGATGGACACACCGGGTAGCACCACCTCTGGTATGAATACTGAGCCTTCGGTGCAAGAACCTGCTCCTCCCGGTAATCATGAGGATTCAGCCAAATAG